Sequence from the Acidobacteriota bacterium genome:
ACAGCAGACAGAGGCGAATTTTGTGGTTGAGTGAAGGCATGTTTCAAGCTGGGGTAAAATCCGGCGGAGAGTCTGTGCAGCCGGGGGCGGCATCAGTCCACGGAGTCGGTGAGAAATGTTTTGGAGATATGATCATGCCAGTAGAGCTTTTCTTCATCCACCAGAGCCCAGATAAAACCGAACAGGAATGATCCTGCGCTAACCAGCGCACCTGCCACCCGAATCAACCGCTGCTGGCGGCTTGCCGGGCGACCGTCAAAGCTGACCACCCGTATGCCCGCGGCGCGCATGCCCGGCGTTTCGCCGACTACGCCCAAGAATAGTGCGCCGTACAGTAAGGCAAGTAACAGGGAACCACAAAGCATGCCAGCCAGCAAGAAAAGTTTCAGCGGGGGCTGGCCCCCGATCCAATAGAAAGGGGCGGCGAATAGCGCGATTCCGCATAGTATGTATGCCAGATCGCGCCCGTGTCCGGCCATGCGGCGGCTCAGCGGCGCGATCGGCAACGCCTGCCACTGCTGCCACACGGTCTCTTGCGCGCCAAAGAACAACGGCGCCTGTGGTGGGTAATGATTTACGAGCGGCGGCGCAACGTTTGCTGGGGGGACCTCTCCCAGCGGTTGCGCAGCGGGTGCCCCATCGCTGTGCGCAATGGTCTCCGCTATATCTCCGGCGAGGCCTTGCTCCGCAGGTGCCAGGACTACTTGCTGAATCGGCGGGATCGTCTCCATATGCGCTATCTGAGGCTCTCGATAGTTGCGCTGTCGCCCAATTTTTTGCTCAGGAGCCTCTTCTGACGTGGGGAACGGAACTAAGTTCTCCGCCTCCACCAGGACAGGCTGGTCGAAGGGTAGGGGCAGAGTTTGCCCCTGGCGGCGCGCCCTGAACCGCTCCACTTTAGAGTGTATTTCGCGGCGCACATGATCCGGCATCACCGGACGCGGCGGCGCTGCAGGGGCGATGTTCAAAGCAGAAATACTTGCCACCGCGTGATGGGACGCCGAATCTTCCGCAGTCCCCGCCACTGTGGATTCGCGTGCTGCAGTTAACGGAGATGCGCTCACCTTAGGC
This genomic interval carries:
- a CDS encoding RDD family protein, whose protein sequence is MAQAFAQLNPQHTNQEPAPLRLQRDCPTCGFHNLGMDVRCQKCGRRLPPKVSASPLTAARESTVAGTAEDSASHHAVASISALNIAPAAPPRPVMPDHVRREIHSKVERFRARRQGQTLPLPFDQPVLVEAENLVPFPTSEEAPEQKIGRQRNYREPQIAHMETIPPIQQVVLAPAEQGLAGDIAETIAHSDGAPAAQPLGEVPPANVAPPLVNHYPPQAPLFFGAQETVWQQWQALPIAPLSRRMAGHGRDLAYILCGIALFAAPFYWIGGQPPLKLFLLAGMLCGSLLLALLYGALFLGVVGETPGMRAAGIRVVSFDGRPASRQQRLIRVAGALVSAGSFLFGFIWALVDEEKLYWHDHISKTFLTDSVD